CGGCGTTGTCTCTGTGCCGCTACCGGTTCGCTTGGTTAAGCAGAACTTACTCTCTGATCTGCTCAGCGAGGTAGTTCTGGATACCGACCTGGGTAATCAGTTCAAGCTGTGATTCACACCAGTCAATGCTTTCTTCGGATTCTACAACCATCTGGTCCATCAATTCCCGGCTGCCGGCGTCTTTTTCCTGATGGCAGAGTTCGATAGCTCCGTTATAGGTGGCGACCCCTTTGGTTTCCAAAGCGAGGCTGTTGCGGATTTGTTCTTCTGCGGTTTTTCCGACTTGAATCACATCATAACGGGCAATTTCCGGGACGCCATCCAGGTAGAGGATCCGGTCAATGACTTGCTCTGCGTGTTTCATTTCTTCAATGGATTCATCGTAGAAATGCTTGGCCAGTTTGTCGAAGCCCCAGTCTTTGCACATCTTTGATGAGATGAAATACAGGTTGATTGCCGTCAGTTCGATAGTGAGTCCATCGTTCAAGGCATCGATGATTTTCTGGCTACCCTTCATTTGGTTTTGCTTTCTTTCGTAGTTGCTTAGTTCTGCCGACGTTTAATAGAGCCGGACAAGATCAATTTCAGTCTGATATACTACAGGTAGTATTCGTAAATCGATGGATTTGTTCCAGACTGAAACTGATCAAAATCGCCTATTTTCCTGTATTGAAACAAGATCTCTCCCGTTCCAGAGTCCAGGCGTCCGTTCTTTGAAACCGATTCTCAATAGCAGCAGCTGACCTGATCAAGGTGCCAGCTTCATGAGTTCTACTTTGCGAAATTCGATCGGATGGCTTTCGGACTGGAGGGAAATCGTTCCTTTGTCCAACATGATTGGTGATCCCTTTTCGATGAGCTTTTTGGCGTCTGCATCCTGATCGTCCAGTTGTGGTTTCGTATATGAGAGTACGGTTTCCCCATCGATGATGTGTTTGATGATTTTGTTTCCACGCACTTCGACCTCGGCGGTTACCCACTGGTCGCCATGATATGTTTTGGAGCTGGAGTTGATGCAGTGTGGCTTAAACAGTTTTCCGTCCATTACGACATGTGTGCCTGGAGTACACAGGTTTGCTGTGGGGCGTTTTCCGGTGCCTTTGCCTCCCAGTAACTGGACTTCAATAGAAACGGGAAACTTCTGATCTTTTGACATGCTTTCGGGGCTTTGTCCATGGACCATGATTCCGCTGTTACGAAATGCCCAGCCGGGACCGCCCTTTGATTGTTCTCCTGTGAAGCGATATTCAACGCGGATGATGTAATTGGAAAAGGAGTCTTTATAGAACAGGTGCCCGAACTTTTCGGCGAACTCATCGTATTGGTCGTAGCCGACTTTCAGAAGACCATCTTCTACGCGAAACGTGTTGCCGAAATTGTCTCCTGCATCGTAGCCGCGAATTTTGACGGTCCAGTCGTCGAGATCTTTTCCGTTGAACAAGGTGATCCATTTACCTTGTGCTTTGGTTTTTTCTGCTGACAGTGCATCCTGCAGGCAGAGATTCAGAAACAGACACGAACAAAGTAGCAGGACGGATGCTGATTTCACAAAAGTGTTCCTTTGACATTGAAGTATGAACCGGGGAGTCCCAAGACTCTCGATGATTCTTTGCAGGAGAAAGTAATGGCACAGAAGATGAAAGGAAATAGTGTCCTCTCAAGAGAAAGTGAGTTCATTATAATTCATCGTTCAGGAAATAGCACGGTTTTATTAAATGATCTTTCGCGAATTGGAATGGGATATCTGTGGTGTGGCAGGTAAGGGAGTGCTTGTCGCTGGTTCAGTTCAGGCCTCGTTGACTTAAATAAAAAACGCCCGTTTTTAAGAACGGGCGTTTTTCAAATCAGTCTACATACCAGGAAGCTTACTCAGCTTTTTTAGCTGGCTCTTCGCCACCTTCTGGTACTTCTGCGCCGGCGTCACCGGTTGATGATCCTGCTTCGGCAGGTGCATCTGCTGCGGGAGCATCTGCAGCGGGTTTTTCTGGAGTGTTTGAAGCGGGGGTGCCGCAACCTACGGTCCAGGCTGAAAGACTGACAGTCAGAAGCAGGGCGCAGAGCCGGCTTAATTTTGTGAAAGACATGGTAGTGTCCCTTCCGAATCGTTGTTGTAAAAAAAATGAGTCACTTGTTTCCTGTATTTCGACAGGAGTCTAAGAGCATTAAAAAATGCAGCACTGTAGATTTCAAGCGTCATGCAGGTTTTAAAGTCATAATTCAGTTTGAAATCGTCAGAAGTGAAGAGGTTTTTCTTTTTAGGGAGTGATAATACTGTATTCGCGCTGGCAGTTGTGTCGATCGCGCAGGCTGGGGTGGATGTCGTTGTATGGTTTGTTCGGGGTGAAAATCCTGTTTAGGTGGGGTGCCAAAAAAAGTGGCAAAGGTCAAGATTAAATTTTGAGAAACCCGGGATTTATGGGAGAATGTGCCGAAAAGCATTTTTTAGAATTCTCAAAATTTTTATGAGAAACTTTGATATAACAGTTTGCTAATTCAATAAGTGTTTGTCACACTTATCTCAGGTTAAGGGAATCAAGTCGATTTAGAAACCTGTTTTTGGCGACTGTTGGCTTTTCTTTTTACCTGCGATTATTTCCTTATTTTTGCGTTATAATACGCTGTGCGTATTTTTTTCAGAGTGTCATCATGTGAGGGCCAATTTGCTTATCATGGTGATCAGTTACAGAGTGACAATAGACTCCGTTTTATTGTCGAGCGACTTTTAAGTTAGAGGATGGGCTTTATGGCCACTGGAACAATCAAAAAAATTACTGAAAAAGGGTTTGGCTTCATCAACGATGGTCAACAGGATATCTTTTTTCATCTCTCTTCACTGGATGGCATCACATTCGATCAACTGGTTGAAGGTCAAACTGTCGAGTTTGAAACCGAGAAGAGTGATCGAGGCCTGCGTGCAGTTC
This window of the Gimesia fumaroli genome carries:
- the bfr gene encoding bacterioferritin; this encodes MKGSQKIIDALNDGLTIELTAINLYFISSKMCKDWGFDKLAKHFYDESIEEMKHAEQVIDRILYLDGVPEIARYDVIQVGKTAEEQIRNSLALETKGVATYNGAIELCHQEKDAGSRELMDQMVVESEESIDWCESQLELITQVGIQNYLAEQIRE
- a CDS encoding 3-keto-disaccharide hydrolase, which gives rise to MKSASVLLLCSCLFLNLCLQDALSAEKTKAQGKWITLFNGKDLDDWTVKIRGYDAGDNFGNTFRVEDGLLKVGYDQYDEFAEKFGHLFYKDSFSNYIIRVEYRFTGEQSKGGPGWAFRNSGIMVHGQSPESMSKDQKFPVSIEVQLLGGKGTGKRPTANLCTPGTHVVMDGKLFKPHCINSSSKTYHGDQWVTAEVEVRGNKIIKHIIDGETVLSYTKPQLDDQDADAKKLIEKGSPIMLDKGTISLQSESHPIEFRKVELMKLAP
- a CDS encoding cold-shock protein, with translation MATGTIKKITEKGFGFINDGQQDIFFHLSSLDGITFDQLVEGQTVEFETEKSDRGLRAVRVTTSE